Within Streptomyces sp. SS1-1, the genomic segment ATTTGCCGGCGTGCCGCTCGACTGCGCCCTCGACACTCAGCTGTTCGAGTAGTCGGTGGGCCGTGGTCTTAGGGATGCCCACCGTGGCGGCGAGACGTGTGACGCCCACGGGACGACCCGGGGTCGCCGCGAGCACACGGAGCAGCGCGAACGCGTTCGCCACGACGCTTGGGGCGCCCGCCCCTTGAACGGACGACGCCGGCTGGGGGAGGGGCTCTTCACGTGGCACTGGCATGGCGTATCTCTCGGTGAGCGGAGACGGATCGGCCCGCGCGGCCCTGGGTACTTGCTCTGCGGCCACGGACCGAAGCGGGGCGAGGCGGGGCGAGGCGGGGCGAGGCGGGCCAGCACTGTAACTGTGGAGTTGGTCCGGGCATGCCGTGGATGCTCGGCGAGACCGTGCTCCCACCCGTCGACGTCGCGGGGCATTCCAAGGAGGGCGGCGGCCAGGTGTTCGCTGTGCGGCCGGGCGGGCCATGCCGTCTGTCCCCGGTAGCCGCTCAGGGGCAACGACCCGACGGCGCCGCGGACGCGGACGGTCACGAGGCTCGTGCCTCCACGCCACCCGGCGTCGAAGACGCGGCCGCAAGCCGGGACCGGCGCCGCTCCGCCCTGTGCAAGGGCGCGAGCACCGTCAGACCGGCCGCCAGGGCGGCGAGGAAGAGGACGCCGAAGGCGATCGCCCCGGTCATCAGGCCCGACATCAGGCCGTGGGCCGTCACGACGGCTCCCAGGGCGGGGGCGCCGACACCCTGGGCGATGTAGCCGACGAGGTAGCCCGCGGAGACCATGCCGGCCCGGTGGTGTGGCGCGGCGTACCGGTTGAACACCGTCAGACCGCCGGCGAAGTCGAAGGCATAGGCGGCGCCGGCGACCGCGGAGGCGAGAAAGAACAGCCCGAGCGAGTGCGTCGTGCCGGTGAGGACGTACAGCCACACCGCGGTGATCGAACCGGCGGCGCCGAGCGTGACGAGAAGCCACACGTGAAGGCGCCGGGCTCCGAGTGCGAAGAGCGTGATGCAGGCCGCGAAGACGGCCAGCAAGGCGCCCGTGACGAGGGAGTTGGTCGATCCGGCCAGCTGCTGCGCGATCTTCGCGCCGAGCGGCAGCACGATCGCCCCGAGCAGGAAGGACGAGGCGAACGCCAGCGCTCCGGCGAGGAAGATCAGCCTGCTGCCTCGAGGTATGGAGAGGGGGCGCACCCGCCAGGGTCCGGCCGCCTCATCGCGGGTGTGGCGCGGCAGGCGCGTCACCATGACGGCGACGAGCGCGATGACACCGGCCAGGACGAAGAAGTGCAGGTGGACGGGGTGCGGTGCGTACTGGGTGAGGGCACCGCCCACCACCATGGCCAGGCCGATCCCCAGGGCCGAGACGGCGGTGCTGGCGGCCCCGGCACGCTTCTCCTGCCCGGGAGCGCTGAACTCGACCATGGCGACGCTGGCGGGGCTGATGGACAGTCCGACCCCCAGTCCCATCAGGGCACGGCCGACGAGCAGCCACGAGACGTCGTCGGCCAGGGCGAAGAGCAGGACGCCCGCGAGTTCGGCGGCCAGGCCCCACAGGATGGAGGCCCGCCTTCCGATGTGGTCCGAGAGGTCTCCGAGGAGGACCAGCACAGGGATCAGGGTGATCGGGTAGGCGGCGAAGATCCGGGTGATGGTCGTCGTCGAGACCCCCCACTGGCTCTGGTAGAGCGGATACGTCATGGTCGGGCACGCGCTCGTCCACAGGGCGAGAGCCACGACCGCGCCCGCGGTCCAGAAGCTGACGCGATTGCCTAGGGCTGACACGGAGTCTCCAGTCGATCTGCGGGCAACGGCGCCGCCCGTCTGAGTTGTCTTATGCAAGTTAGGTCTCTGAGTATATTTCCGCAACTCAGGTGTAGACTCGTCGTATGACCAAGGCACTCGGCAAGGACTCGACCTGCTCGATCGCGCGGAGCCTCGAAGTCCTCGGCGACAGCTGGACGCTTCTGATCATCCGCGAGGCGGTCGTGGCCCACACGACCCGCTTCCAGGACTTCCGTGACGCGCTCGGAATCGCGCCCAACATCCTGACGAAGCGACTCGCCCTCCTGGTGGACCAGGGGCTGCTGGAGCGCCGGACCTATCGCGAACCCGGTGAACGCGCCCGGGACGAGTACGTGCTCACGGAGGCGGGGCGCAGCCTCTCCCTGATCATCGCCGCTCTGGCCGAGTGGGGGCGCACCCATCGCCCCCGGCCGGACGGCACCTCCCCCCGCTTCTCGCTGGACGAGTCGGGCACGCCGGCCGAGCTGGCGTTCGTCACCGCCGACGGGGAAGTGGTGCCGCCGCACGCCCTCACGGCGCGCCGCACCGAGGACGCTCGTCTGGGCGGCACCCCTGCCTGAGACGGCCCGTCCGGGCGCCCCTGCCCTGAGGCCTGCCTGGGCATCCCCGCCGGAGCGCGGCGTCTCCGTCAGCCGGACGCAATCCGGTCGTGACTCCGGCGCATGCCGGGTGCGAGCCGGGCGCAAACCGGATGCGAGCCGCGCGCAAGCGGTCCGCCGAGCACCCCCCCCCCATCCATGCGATCAGCCGGGCCGCCGGGCCGCCGATCCGCCGGGCCGCCTCGGCCTCGTCGACCGCCCCCGCCGTACCCCGTGAACGGGCCGTCATCCACGCTCGCCGCACGCGAGCATCCGCACGGTGCACGCAGAACACCGTCTAGAGTCGGCACCGGTGTTCTGCGACGACGGCGAAAGAGGAGCGGACGGTGGCCGAAGCGGCACGCACCGAAGTGGGGGAGGACCAGGTGCTCTCCGTACCACGGTTCGTCGGTCGTGACCGGGAGCTGGCCGCCCTGGAGGGGGCGCTCGGAACCGCTCCCGCGCTGGTCCTGCTCGAGGGAGAAGCCGGCATCGGCAAGACCAGACTGCTGAGGGAGTGTCTGGCGACGTGGACCGGGCAGGGCCACCGTGTCCTGACCGGGGCGTGCCCCGAACTGCGCGTGCCGTACACCCTCGGGGCCATGGTGGACGCCGTGCGCGACGGCGTCGACAACGTTGCCAGCCTGCCGCTCAGCGGCCTCGCCGGAGCCCTGCGGCCCCTCTTTCCCGAGTGGGCCGACGATCTCCCGCCCGCGCCCGAGCCGCTCAAGGACGCGACCTCGGCACGCCACCGCCTGTTCCGGGCGTTCATGGAGCTCCTCGGCCGCCTCGACGTCGGCGTGCTGGTGATCGAGGACGTGCACTGGGCGGACGAGGCGACGCTGGAGTTCCTCCTCTTCCTGGTCTCGCGCTGCCCGCAGACGGTCAGCGTGGTCCTGACCTACCGCCGCGACGAAGTGCCGCCCGGCTCCCTGCTCTTGCGGCTCACGTCCCGGCCACCGGCCGACGGACACCTGGTGCGCCTCG encodes:
- a CDS encoding MFS transporter, whose product is MSALGNRVSFWTAGAVVALALWTSACPTMTYPLYQSQWGVSTTTITRIFAAYPITLIPVLVLLGDLSDHIGRRASILWGLAAELAGVLLFALADDVSWLLVGRALMGLGVGLSISPASVAMVEFSAPGQEKRAGAASTAVSALGIGLAMVVGGALTQYAPHPVHLHFFVLAGVIALVAVMVTRLPRHTRDEAAGPWRVRPLSIPRGSRLIFLAGALAFASSFLLGAIVLPLGAKIAQQLAGSTNSLVTGALLAVFAACITLFALGARRLHVWLLVTLGAAGSITAVWLYVLTGTTHSLGLFFLASAVAGAAYAFDFAGGLTVFNRYAAPHHRAGMVSAGYLVGYIAQGVGAPALGAVVTAHGLMSGLMTGAIAFGVLFLAALAAGLTVLAPLHRAERRRSRLAAASSTPGGVEARAS
- a CDS encoding winged helix-turn-helix transcriptional regulator — encoded protein: MTKALGKDSTCSIARSLEVLGDSWTLLIIREAVVAHTTRFQDFRDALGIAPNILTKRLALLVDQGLLERRTYREPGERARDEYVLTEAGRSLSLIIAALAEWGRTHRPRPDGTSPRFSLDESGTPAELAFVTADGEVVPPHALTARRTEDARLGGTPA